From a region of the Chitinophaga caseinilytica genome:
- a CDS encoding BrxA/BrxB family bacilliredoxin, giving the protein MYPAELVMPMKAELTDNGFQEMLSPEKVEETLKQEGTTLVVINSVCGCSAGTARPGVLMAVAASEKKPDRLTTSFAGFDSAAVQQIRTHLLPYPPSSPSIALFKDGQLVHFIERHMIEGRSAQMIATNLVAAFDEYC; this is encoded by the coding sequence ATGTACCCTGCGGAACTCGTGATGCCGATGAAGGCAGAATTAACAGATAATGGATTTCAGGAAATGCTTTCTCCCGAGAAAGTGGAAGAAACGTTGAAACAGGAAGGTACCACCCTGGTGGTGATCAATTCCGTTTGCGGGTGTTCCGCCGGTACCGCCCGTCCGGGTGTACTGATGGCCGTTGCCGCCAGCGAGAAGAAGCCGGATAGACTGACGACTTCCTTCGCCGGGTTCGACAGTGCTGCCGTTCAGCAGATCCGCACGCACCTGCTGCCTTATCCCCCGTCTTCGCCTTCCATCGCGCTTTTCAAAGACGGTCAGCTCGTACACTTCATTGAGCGCCACATGATCGAGGGCCGTTCCGCCCAAATGATCGCAACCAACCTGGTGGCTGCTTTTGACGAGTACTGCTAA
- a CDS encoding DUF2167 domain-containing protein, whose product MRTVTLVAACMATFSTVFAQLDTSGPRAGGPQEQTDEASEAEIAAAVQQYRDSVHKTFKYQTGKITLSHGVTIEVPKGFKYLDAPQSHRVLEELWGNLEGETMGMIFPEQYGPLDDASWAFDISFDGMGYVKDEDADKMDYDDVLKGMKEDDEASNKLRKEQGLQTISTIGWAAAPFYDSNTKTLHWAMELQGSDAEKRTLNYHLRVLGRKGVLVMSAIGTMDQLPEIKKNIPGILKSATFESGHAYADFDPKVDEVAAWTVGSLVAGKVLAKVGFFAILAKFGKLIVMGLIAAGAGLWKWITGRRRKEEEVATEAAPELAEQPQGEEEQKS is encoded by the coding sequence ATGAGAACTGTTACCCTGGTGGCCGCATGTATGGCCACTTTCTCGACTGTATTCGCACAGCTGGACACGAGCGGTCCACGCGCCGGCGGACCGCAGGAGCAAACGGACGAAGCCTCCGAAGCGGAAATTGCCGCCGCCGTGCAGCAATACCGCGATTCCGTCCACAAAACCTTCAAATACCAAACTGGTAAAATCACCCTGTCGCACGGTGTTACCATCGAAGTGCCGAAAGGCTTCAAGTACCTGGATGCGCCGCAAAGCCACCGCGTGCTCGAAGAGCTTTGGGGCAACCTCGAAGGCGAAACCATGGGCATGATCTTCCCCGAGCAATATGGCCCGCTGGACGATGCTTCCTGGGCGTTCGATATCAGTTTCGACGGGATGGGATATGTGAAAGATGAGGATGCCGACAAGATGGACTATGACGATGTGCTCAAAGGCATGAAGGAAGACGACGAAGCGTCTAACAAGCTGCGCAAGGAGCAGGGTTTGCAAACGATCAGTACCATCGGATGGGCGGCGGCGCCTTTCTACGATTCGAATACGAAAACGCTGCATTGGGCCATGGAGCTGCAGGGGAGCGACGCGGAGAAGCGTACGCTCAACTACCATTTGCGCGTTTTGGGGCGTAAGGGCGTGCTGGTGATGAGCGCCATCGGAACGATGGACCAGCTGCCGGAGATCAAGAAAAACATCCCCGGGATTTTGAAATCCGCCACATTTGAAAGCGGCCATGCCTATGCGGACTTCGATCCGAAGGTGGACGAAGTGGCCGCCTGGACGGTGGGCAGCCTGGTAGCAGGAAAGGTGCTGGCCAAGGTCGGGTTCTTCGCCATCCTGGCTAAATTCGGGAAACTGATCGTGATGGGGCTGATTGCCGCTGGTGCCGGTTTATGGAAATGGATCACGGGCCGCCGCAGGAAGGAAGAAGAAGTGGCAACGGAAGCGGCGCCGGAATTGGCGGAGCAACCGCAGGGAGAAGAAGAGCAGAAATCCTGA
- a CDS encoding prolipoprotein diacylglyceryl transferase encodes MYPNLYYAFRDLFGVELPNLKIVQTFGFFVALAFLAAAWVLTSELRRREKLGLLHPVDETVTEGKPASVADLLVSAVIGFIIGFKFFGAFGKIGDFREYLLSAQGSLIGGLLVAAGMAYYKYYTKKKKALPTPRQVKVKVWPHQRVPDFTIQAAVAGLIGAKIFHNLENWSEFAADPWGSLFSASGLTFYGGLIVAAYVIIRYAAKKQINWKHLVDSAGPALMLAYAIGRMGCQFSGDGDWGINNSAYITNAAGQIEQVAPAQYQQVMERETEYFSRHFGSIEHVPHKYYPKPAALGFLPDWFVAYNYPHNVVNDGVRLPGCEGEYCSALPVGVFPTPLYEIIVCGAFFLVLMGIRRKVTTPGVIFGIYLILNGLERFFVEKIRVNTKYDIFGFHPTQAELISSLLVIGGAALIWYARKTAPTVKNPA; translated from the coding sequence ATGTATCCTAACTTATATTACGCGTTCAGGGATCTTTTTGGGGTAGAGCTGCCCAACCTTAAAATCGTTCAGACCTTTGGTTTCTTCGTGGCGCTGGCCTTCCTGGCCGCCGCCTGGGTGCTTACGTCGGAATTGCGCCGCCGTGAAAAGCTCGGGTTGCTGCATCCGGTAGACGAAACCGTCACCGAAGGCAAGCCCGCTTCCGTGGCCGATCTGCTCGTAAGTGCAGTCATCGGTTTCATCATCGGTTTCAAATTTTTCGGCGCTTTCGGCAAGATCGGCGATTTCAGGGAGTACCTGCTGTCTGCCCAGGGCAGCCTCATCGGGGGGCTTCTCGTAGCCGCCGGGATGGCGTATTATAAATATTATACGAAAAAGAAAAAGGCCCTGCCCACGCCGCGGCAGGTAAAAGTGAAAGTCTGGCCGCACCAGCGCGTGCCCGACTTCACCATCCAGGCGGCGGTGGCCGGCCTCATCGGCGCCAAGATCTTCCACAACCTGGAAAACTGGAGCGAATTCGCCGCCGATCCCTGGGGATCGTTGTTTTCCGCCAGCGGGCTCACCTTTTACGGGGGGCTCATCGTGGCTGCCTATGTCATCATCCGCTACGCTGCTAAAAAACAGATCAACTGGAAACACCTGGTAGACAGTGCCGGGCCCGCCCTCATGCTCGCCTACGCGATCGGGCGGATGGGTTGCCAGTTTTCCGGCGACGGCGACTGGGGCATCAACAACAGCGCCTACATTACCAATGCCGCCGGCCAGATCGAACAGGTAGCGCCCGCGCAATACCAGCAGGTGATGGAGCGCGAAACCGAATACTTCAGCCGGCACTTCGGCTCCATCGAGCACGTGCCCCACAAATATTATCCGAAACCCGCGGCACTGGGCTTCCTGCCCGACTGGTTCGTGGCCTATAATTATCCCCACAACGTCGTGAACGACGGCGTTCGCCTGCCCGGTTGCGAAGGGGAGTATTGCAGCGCGCTGCCGGTTGGCGTGTTCCCGACACCGTTATACGAGATCATCGTCTGCGGTGCGTTCTTCCTCGTGCTCATGGGCATCCGCAGGAAGGTGACCACGCCCGGCGTCATCTTCGGTATCTATCTCATTCTCAACGGATTGGAAAGATTTTTCGTGGAAAAGATCCGTGTCAACACCAAATACGACATTTTCGGCTTCCATCCCACACAGGCGGAGCTGATTTCCAGCTTGCTGGTGATCGGCGGTGCCGCACTGATCTGGTACGCCCGTAAAACCGCGCCCACAGTCAAAAATCCTGCATAA
- a CDS encoding TonB-dependent receptor domain-containing protein: protein MKSFYKVLILSGIVAGTITSVHAQSQNGATSKGEIAGKVTRTTNAPVEFATVTLLRAKDSVLVKGVLADIAGKYAFEGVPGGRYIVAAANMGLKKGFSQPFTLNGSPVNLPAIVLGEDARNLKAVDVTGKRPFIEQKADKMVVNVENSIVAAGGTALEVLQQSPGIQVDKDDNISMRGKNGVIIMIDGKVSNMSPQDIAMLLKNMPSSNIDQLELIANPSAKYDAAGNAGIINIKLKKNSNYGTNGSVNLGYAQGTLPKANGGLNLNYRSKKVNVYGSYNYNFNRNFEFLKIYRDNNEASGRTVFDQISNIDKKSRYHGAKVGLDYFLNKNHTVGVMFDMGDNKWAGDGISNTNIGNGVKLDSILNTTSDNDQRWKRQSYNFNYKGKLDTAGKELNIDLDYSRNTERSDNVLYSNYKDAVGEAMLRQDVTRAHQPSIINIKTFKLDYTHPLRHNDKFEAGVKFSWVDSDNNSRFDSLRKSGWEYDANRSNYFIYKENVNAAYINYSRQFKKLGVQAGLRAEQSNVTGTSVTIKKVNDITYLNFFPSVFFSYNASKDHQWGVSYSRRLQRPSYDDLNPFEFYIDRYTKGAGNPNLRPQFSNNFDLTYTFKSFLTAAVGYSHTKDMLSRILEPSVDEATGDTTIVTYKYMNVAKKDNVNLNLSAPYEITKWWKTFNTVSVFYNRFQTEVKGEVLDRSSGGFFGQTQHTFTLGKGYTTEAIFWYNSRQVAGEGLFEMEPMYALNLGFQKQILKKKGTIKLNVQDVFQTQRFRGNYHVTNRDIALKTGWDSRQVRLNFSYRFGNSNVKEARNRKTGLEDELNRVK, encoded by the coding sequence ATGAAATCGTTTTACAAAGTGTTGATCCTCAGTGGCATTGTCGCCGGAACCATCACTTCCGTCCATGCCCAATCCCAAAACGGCGCTACTTCGAAAGGGGAGATCGCCGGTAAAGTGACCCGTACCACGAACGCTCCAGTTGAATTTGCCACCGTAACCCTTCTCCGTGCTAAAGACTCCGTACTCGTTAAAGGCGTGCTGGCCGACATCGCCGGCAAATATGCCTTCGAAGGTGTGCCCGGCGGCCGGTACATAGTGGCGGCAGCCAACATGGGGCTGAAGAAAGGATTTTCCCAACCTTTCACCCTCAATGGTTCCCCCGTTAACCTCCCCGCCATCGTGCTGGGAGAAGACGCCCGCAACCTCAAAGCGGTGGACGTAACCGGCAAACGGCCTTTCATCGAGCAGAAAGCCGATAAAATGGTCGTGAACGTCGAAAACTCCATCGTGGCCGCAGGCGGCACCGCGCTCGAAGTGCTCCAGCAGTCGCCCGGCATCCAGGTGGATAAGGACGATAACATCTCCATGCGCGGCAAAAACGGCGTCATCATTATGATCGACGGTAAAGTATCGAACATGTCTCCCCAGGATATTGCCATGTTGCTCAAAAACATGCCCAGCTCCAACATCGACCAGTTGGAACTGATCGCCAATCCTTCCGCCAAATACGATGCAGCGGGCAATGCCGGGATCATTAATATCAAGCTGAAGAAAAACAGCAACTATGGCACCAACGGCAGTGTGAACCTGGGTTACGCCCAGGGCACACTGCCCAAGGCCAACGGAGGCCTCAACCTCAACTATCGCAGCAAAAAGGTAAACGTTTACGGTTCGTACAACTATAACTTCAACCGCAATTTCGAATTCCTGAAAATCTACCGTGATAATAATGAAGCGTCTGGCCGGACGGTTTTCGACCAGATCTCCAATATCGACAAGAAATCCCGCTACCACGGCGCCAAAGTAGGGCTCGATTATTTCCTGAACAAGAACCACACCGTAGGCGTCATGTTCGACATGGGCGATAACAAGTGGGCCGGCGACGGGATCTCGAACACCAACATCGGCAACGGCGTTAAACTGGATTCTATCCTCAACACCACTTCCGACAACGATCAGCGCTGGAAACGCCAGTCCTACAACTTCAACTATAAAGGCAAGCTCGACACCGCCGGCAAAGAGCTCAACATCGACCTCGACTATTCCCGCAATACGGAAAGGAGCGATAACGTCTTGTATTCCAACTATAAAGATGCAGTGGGCGAAGCCATGCTGCGCCAGGATGTGACCCGTGCCCATCAGCCGTCTATCATCAATATCAAAACCTTCAAACTCGACTATACGCATCCGCTGCGCCATAACGACAAGTTCGAGGCAGGGGTGAAGTTCAGCTGGGTGGATTCCGATAACAATTCCCGCTTCGACTCCCTTCGCAAAAGCGGTTGGGAATACGATGCCAATCGTTCCAACTACTTCATATACAAGGAAAACGTAAACGCCGCGTATATCAATTACAGCCGCCAGTTCAAGAAACTCGGCGTGCAGGCGGGGCTCCGTGCCGAGCAATCGAACGTCACCGGCACGTCTGTCACCATCAAGAAAGTGAACGACATCACGTATCTCAACTTCTTCCCGAGCGTGTTTTTCAGCTACAACGCCAGCAAAGACCACCAGTGGGGCGTGTCTTACAGCCGCCGCCTCCAGCGCCCGAGCTACGATGACCTGAACCCTTTCGAGTTCTACATCGACCGGTACACGAAAGGCGCGGGCAACCCGAACCTCCGGCCGCAGTTCTCCAACAACTTCGACCTTACGTATACTTTCAAATCGTTCCTGACCGCGGCTGTGGGCTACAGCCATACGAAAGATATGCTGTCGCGCATCCTGGAACCTTCGGTAGACGAAGCCACGGGCGATACCACGATCGTTACATATAAATATATGAACGTGGCCAAGAAAGACAACGTCAATCTGAACCTGTCTGCCCCTTACGAGATCACCAAATGGTGGAAAACGTTCAACACGGTTTCGGTTTTCTACAACCGTTTCCAGACCGAGGTGAAGGGTGAGGTGCTGGACCGCAGTTCCGGTGGCTTCTTCGGTCAGACGCAACACACTTTCACCCTGGGCAAGGGTTATACGACGGAAGCGATCTTCTGGTACAATTCCCGCCAGGTGGCCGGCGAAGGGCTCTTCGAGATGGAACCGATGTATGCGCTGAACCTGGGCTTTCAGAAGCAGATCCTCAAAAAGAAGGGCACTATCAAACTGAACGTGCAAGATGTTTTCCAGACGCAGCGCTTCCGCGGCAATTACCATGTCACGAACCGCGACATCGCGCTCAAGACCGGCTGGGACAGCCGCCAGGTGCGCCTCAATTTCTCCTACCGATTCGGCAACAGCAATGTAAAAGAGGCCCGGAACCGCAAAACCGGCCTCGAAGACGAGCTCAACCGGGTGAAGTAG
- a CDS encoding head GIN domain-containing protein, with translation MKKFVALFGAALLTFALTATAQRSKVTGNGNMKKETRTVSQSYTELGVSGQFNVQIRQGSKASIEIEADENILPLIELEFKSNELQIRYKQHTDVRPSKQVNVWITNPEIAELAGSGKVTFKSDGKLKGDKLEVALSGIGEADLDLDYEKLEVAMSGNGKVRLAGKADKTEVAISGSADVDAPGMTAQEAEIAISGSGKAFVNVSKKLEIAISGSGSVRYKGNAIVEQSVSGSGRVSHEN, from the coding sequence ATGAAAAAATTTGTCGCGCTCTTCGGAGCGGCCCTCCTGACCTTTGCCCTTACCGCAACGGCCCAACGCTCCAAAGTTACCGGTAACGGCAACATGAAAAAAGAAACCCGTACCGTTTCCCAATCGTACACCGAGCTTGGCGTTTCCGGACAGTTCAATGTGCAGATACGCCAGGGCAGCAAGGCTTCCATCGAAATCGAGGCAGACGAGAATATCCTGCCGCTGATCGAACTGGAATTCAAATCGAACGAGCTCCAGATCCGCTACAAGCAGCATACCGACGTGCGGCCCAGCAAGCAGGTGAACGTATGGATCACCAATCCCGAGATCGCCGAACTGGCCGGTAGCGGTAAAGTGACCTTCAAATCGGACGGCAAACTGAAAGGCGACAAGCTGGAAGTGGCGCTGAGCGGCATCGGCGAAGCCGATCTCGACCTCGATTACGAAAAGCTCGAAGTAGCCATGAGCGGCAACGGTAAAGTAAGGCTGGCCGGCAAGGCAGACAAAACCGAAGTAGCGATTTCCGGGTCCGCCGACGTGGATGCCCCGGGGATGACGGCCCAGGAAGCGGAAATCGCCATTTCCGGTTCGGGCAAAGCTTTTGTGAACGTGAGCAAAAAACTCGAGATCGCCATTTCCGGTAGCGGAAGCGTGCGGTACAAGGGTAATGCGATCGTAGAGCAGTCGGTTTCCG
- a CDS encoding nuclear transport factor 2 family protein encodes MCQLSKNNPMPFRRIIPLVILLMCSYRGSAQDSDAEAVKSVVRQLFEGMKRGDSALVKAVFHQTAVLQSVATSKTGEIKVHTMPAQDFITAVGKPHTDVWDERIEFGQVLVDGPMASVWTPYKFYLGEKFSHCGVNSFQLYKSADGWKVLYLVDTRRKENCP; translated from the coding sequence ATGTGTCAACTATCAAAAAACAACCCCATGCCGTTTCGGCGAATTATCCCCTTGGTAATTTTGTTAATGTGTTCTTATCGAGGCTCGGCGCAGGATTCAGACGCTGAAGCCGTAAAAAGCGTTGTCAGGCAACTGTTTGAAGGGATGAAGCGGGGCGACAGCGCGTTGGTAAAGGCTGTGTTTCATCAAACTGCCGTCTTGCAGTCTGTTGCGACGTCCAAAACGGGGGAGATAAAGGTGCATACAATGCCCGCGCAGGACTTCATAACAGCTGTAGGCAAGCCTCACACGGACGTGTGGGATGAGCGGATCGAGTTTGGGCAGGTATTGGTGGATGGGCCGATGGCCAGCGTCTGGACGCCCTACAAGTTTTACCTGGGCGAAAAGTTCAGTCATTGCGGGGTGAACAGCTTCCAGCTGTATAAATCCGCCGATGGATGGAAAGTCCTTTACCTGGTAGATACCCGCCGGAAAGAAAACTGTCCCTGA
- a CDS encoding Hsp20/alpha crystallin family protein: MTLVKFNQPAKTFHGLVDELFNGKFLNRDFATSDFYGASYAPVNISETKDGYALEIVAPGFAKEDLKIKVDGPTLTISAEKKAETKDENEKHLRREFSFRSFSRSFTLDEKVDASKINAKYDNGVLHLTLPKKEAAQETVKEIIVA; the protein is encoded by the coding sequence ATGACACTCGTAAAATTCAATCAGCCCGCTAAAACCTTCCATGGTCTCGTAGACGAACTGTTTAATGGTAAATTCCTGAACAGGGACTTCGCTACCTCCGATTTCTACGGCGCATCTTACGCCCCGGTGAACATCTCCGAAACGAAAGATGGTTATGCTTTGGAAATCGTAGCGCCCGGCTTCGCCAAGGAAGATTTGAAAATCAAGGTCGACGGCCCTACGCTGACGATCAGTGCCGAAAAGAAAGCCGAAACCAAAGACGAAAACGAGAAACACCTTCGCCGCGAGTTCAGCTTCCGCTCCTTCTCCCGCTCCTTTACGCTGGACGAAAAAGTGGACGCTTCCAAAATCAACGCGAAATACGATAACGGCGTCCTGCATCTGACCCTGCCTAAAAAAGAGGCCGCACAGGAAACCGTAAAAGAAATTATAGTTGCATAA
- a CDS encoding RNA polymerase sigma factor, with product MPVTDQLMARCRKGDSRAFHDLYHAYSRAMYNICLRMTGHQADAEDVLQEAFVQIFKNLDNLASDTSLTAWIKRIVVNHCLSYLRKKKVYFEEVEDQEWKQEEGVDETEHTLTVAAVKDAIGQLPAGYRTVLNLYIFEDYSHREIAGLLNISESTVKTQYMRAKEKVRQIVKLKSKQI from the coding sequence ATGCCTGTAACAGACCAGCTCATGGCCAGATGCCGCAAGGGAGACTCCCGTGCGTTCCATGACCTGTATCATGCATATTCAAGGGCGATGTATAATATTTGCCTCCGGATGACGGGCCACCAGGCCGATGCGGAAGACGTGCTGCAGGAGGCATTCGTACAGATCTTTAAAAATTTGGACAACCTGGCTTCAGACACCAGTCTTACCGCCTGGATCAAAAGGATCGTCGTCAACCACTGCCTCAGCTACCTCCGGAAAAAGAAAGTGTATTTCGAGGAAGTGGAAGACCAGGAATGGAAGCAGGAAGAGGGGGTAGACGAAACCGAGCATACGTTGACGGTAGCCGCCGTGAAAGACGCCATCGGCCAACTGCCGGCGGGGTACAGAACGGTGCTGAACCTGTATATTTTCGAGGATTACAGTCACCGCGAAATCGCCGGATTACTGAATATCTCGGAATCGACCGTCAAAACGCAATATATGCGGGCGAAGGAAAAAGTCCGCCAGATCGTGAAACTTAAATCGAAGCAGATATGA
- a CDS encoding hemerythrin domain-containing protein, translated as MQRHPKLIPLSHEHKTLLFVCRYLKKDAAPYEGFPLDAASKMKYMVKVFQETMVPHIQKEDHLFEQCRGFVPELDVMIDELAEDHRIISGMYSALVDSSDVVEGMDQLARALEAHIRKEERLVFEKMQELLPDVIANLRLDEGKEE; from the coding sequence ATGCAACGCCATCCGAAACTCATACCGCTGTCGCACGAGCATAAAACACTCCTTTTCGTGTGCCGCTATCTCAAGAAAGATGCGGCGCCGTACGAAGGGTTCCCGCTCGATGCTGCGTCGAAGATGAAATATATGGTCAAAGTGTTCCAGGAAACGATGGTGCCGCATATCCAGAAAGAGGATCACCTGTTCGAGCAATGCCGCGGATTCGTGCCGGAGCTGGACGTGATGATCGATGAACTGGCCGAAGACCACCGCATCATTTCCGGGATGTACAGTGCGTTGGTAGACAGCAGCGATGTGGTGGAAGGGATGGACCAGCTGGCCAGGGCGCTGGAAGCGCATATCCGTAAAGAAGAACGGCTCGTGTTCGAAAAAATGCAGGAACTATTGCCCGACGTCATCGCGAACCTGCGGTTAGACGAAGGGAAGGAAGAATAA